The nucleotide window TCGTCCTCAGATTGAACTGGCTCGTAATACCGGCCTCGACGTGAATCGGGGTGTCATTGTAGATGATTATATGCACACCAGCATTCCTAGTATCTCTGCCGTCGGCGAATGTGCAGAACACCGTGGTATTGCCTACGGACTGGTTGCTCCATTATATGAACAAGGTATGGTGCTCGCGAAACGTCTGGCTGGCGCGGCAACTGAAGGATATGAAGGTTCGGTCACTTCTACCAAGCTGAAAGTATCCGGTGTCGACGTATTCTCTGCTGGACAATTCAAAGACGCTGCAGACACTCGCAGCATTCGTATTCAGGATGATGTTGATGGTGTGTACAAAAAGATGGTGATCAAAGACGGACAGCTGATTGGAGCTGTATTGTTCGGAGATACCACAGACGGCGCTTCTCTATTTTCCCTCATTAAGAGTGGTGAGAACATCAGCGGTCGGGAGAAAGAAATTTTGCTCGGCGTGCCTTCCGGTGGTTCAGGCTCAGGTCCATCTGTCGCAGAACGCATGGCAAGTATGCCAGATGACGAGATCGTCTGTGGTTGTAACGGTGTTACCAAATCTTCCATTGGAGATGCTGTACTGAATAAAGGCTGTAATACGCTCGGTGCAATCAAGTCCTGCACCAAAGCTTCCGCTTCTTGCGGTGGGTGCAAACCTATTATCGAAAACCTGCTTACGTATTACGCAGGTGATAATGTAGGCGAACAGACCAAAGAAGGCATCTGTGGCTGCACATCCTATGATCGGGATGAGATTGTTGCACAGATCAAGGAAATGGGACTGAAAAACGTTAAAGAAGTCATGAATGTTCTCGGGTGGAATGAACCGGAAGGCTGCTCCAAGTGTCGTCCTTCCCTCAATTATTATCTCGGCATGATCTGGCCGGCTGAATACACAGACGAGCGTGTATCCAAATTCACCAATGAACGTTATCACGCCAACATCCAGAAGGACGGTACCTATTCCGTTATCCCACGGATCTATGGTGGTGTCACTTCCCCGGCGGAATTGATCAAGATTGCAACTGTCGCAGAGAAATACGATGTGCCGTTGGTGAAATTCACGGGTGGACAACGACTCGATCTGCTCGGTGTTCAAAAGGAGAACCTGCCGAAGATCTGGGAGGAACTCGATATGCCTTCCGGTTTTGGTTATGGCAAGGCGCTTCGTACGGTGAAGACTTGTGTAGGTAATACGTTCTGCCGATTCGGCACACAGGATTCCATTGAGATGGGTATTCGACTGGAGAAAAAACTCGACAAAATGGTTGCTCCCGCCAAAGTGAAACTCGCTGTATCTGGATGTCCGCGGAACTGTGCTGAAGCGACCATCAAGGATCTGGGTGTTGTCGCAATCGATGGTGCTTGGGAGATTCATGTTGGCGGTAACGCTGGAGTCAAGGTTCGTGCAGCTGAGTTGCTCTGTACGGTGAAGACCGATGCGGAAGTGGAAGAGTGGACTTACTCTTACCTGCAATACTATAGAGAGAACGCAAAATGGAATGAGAGAACGGCGGCTTGGATTGAACGGGTAGGTCTGGATCATGTGAAAGAAGCATTGGCCGATCGGGATGTACGTCTCGCTCTGGTCGAACGTCTGGAAGTTACACTGGGTCACACGGTTGATCCTTGGAAAGAAATCATTGAAGACGAGAAATTGCGTAAAAACTTCACCCCACTGTCCGGTGCCGAGCCGGTAACTCACTAGAAGAGGAGGAACAGCGATGAACAAATTCCGGATTGGACACGTTGCGGATATTGATGAAAAGGGAGCACGGACCTTCCTGATACAGGATACCGAAATTGCAGTCTTCAAGCTGAGCGACGGAAGTCTGCACGCCGTCGAGAATCGCTGCCCTCACAAGGGCGGCAAGTTGTCGGAAGGCATGGTATGCGGGACAGCCGTTCATTGTCCTTTGCATGATTGGAAGATTGATCTGCGTAACGGTAAGGTACACGAGCCGGATGAAGGCTGCTTGAATACCTACAAAACCGAAGTGGATGGCAACAGCGGAGAAATTTACATCACGATTGCGGGTTAAATGTTAGAGATACCCTGACATCAAGGAGGCGTGCGCTATGGATTTTGTTAAACCTGCAGAAGTGCTGCAATCGATGGTCGAAGCTGGTGAGAGCAAAGCCAGAATGAACCGGGTACAGATGCTGATCCGCGGTTTTCTGGCAGGGGCTATTCTCGCCTTTGCAACCACACTGGCATATACCGCTGTATCTCAAACTTCCGTTGGTTTGGCAGGTGCACTGATATTCCCGGCGGGATTCGTCATTATTATTCTGCTGGGTCTTGAATTGGTGACAGGAAACTTTGCGATGCTTCCACTCGCAGTGATGAAACGAAAAATAACACTGCTGGATATGTTCCGGAATTATTTCTGGGTGATCACAGGTCATCTAATCGGATGTGCATTCTACGCTCTGTTATACGGACTAACCATTACGAAGATGGGTACGGATATGAGCAACCCTCTGATTCAAACGCTGATCCAGACCAGTGAAGCCAAAACATTGGGTTATCAGCATTTGGGTGGAGCAGGAATTGTTCTCGTGATCATCAAGGCCATTCTATGTAACTGGATGGTCACACTCGGGGCAGTGATGGCGATGACGTCCACTTCTACACTGGGTAAAATCGTAGCGATGTGGCTACCCATTACCATATTTTTCGCTCAGGGATTTGAGCACGCTGTGGTAAATATGTTTGTCATCCCGGCAGGTATGATGCTAGGTGCACAGGTCAGTATGGCTGACTGGTGGCTGTGGAATCAGATTCCGGTATTGCTAGGCAATCTCATAGGCGGAGCCGTATTTACTGGTCTCGGTCTGTATGCCGCACACCACTGGGGAAATCCGGTGAAGATATCTACCAAACTGGCAACCATTCAGGGTGGTCGTTCAGGATTGGCAAGTTCCGATGCTGCACCGAAACTGGGGACACGATCATGAGCCGGGGCCAGGTTAGTATTGTCGGCGCTGGTCCTGGAGATCCCGATCTGATTACGGTAAAAGCCCTGAAGCGTATTCAGTCCGCAGATGTCATCATGTATGATCGGCTTGTGAATGATCAATTGCTCGCCGAAGCTCGCGAAGGAGCACTCCGCATCTACTGCGGCAAGGCTCCAGGCCTTCACTCCATGAGTCAGGAGATGATTGGACGGATGCTTGCTGCGCATGCAGCGGAAGGCAAACAAGTTGTAAGACTAAAGGGTGGCGATCCGTTCATCTTTGGCCGTGGTGGTGAAGAAGCACTTGTGCTGGCGGAAGCGGGGATTGCATTCGAGATCATTCCTGGCATCACTTCAGCTGTGGGAACATCCGCTTCCTCCCTTATTCCGTTAACTCATCGTGGGATTGCTTCATCCTTCGCATGTGTCACTGGAACCGGTAGCGACGGAAGTGTATCTTCGGTCCGCTGGGACCTGCTCGCTCATAGTGTGGATACACTGGTCATCTACATGGGCATTAGCCAACTGCCTCAGATTCAACATGAATTGCTTCACCATGGCAAAAGTGGACACACACCTGCGGCTTTAATTGAACGGGGAACCACTTCGGAGGAACGGATTATTACCGGCACACTTGCCGAACTGCACTCCCTCGCCCTGTCACATCAAGTGAATAATCCAGCATTAATTATGGTCGGAGAGTCGGTCCTGGTCCGCGAACAACTGCTTCAGATGCAACAAGCCGCGAACACCTCCATGACCGGATAATCCGGTACTCTAATCCAACAGCATACGCTCATGAATAGTCCGGCCCTTCTGCCCTGGTTCAATCAGCAGACGGGTCGGTTTGATGTTAATCAGTGCCGTAAGCTGTTCCCCCATATAATGTGCAGAATACTTGAACCCAATCTCCGCCCAATGCATAATCACACCCACCGTAGCAGATACCAGATAACTTAACATGATGTCGTAATTAATGGTTTGCTCACTATCTTCGGTCACCAATACAAAATCTTCGGTTAGATACGTTCTAAACATATTGCATAGTCGGGAACCCATATCTGAATGCATCGTGATTAATGCACGGAAAATATCCTGATGCGCCTCAATATATTCAAATACAGGCATCGTGGAGGGCAGTAATGCAGTCATAT belongs to Paenibacillus sp. FSL H8-0079 and includes:
- the nirB gene encoding nitrite reductase large subunit NirB, whose protein sequence is MSTTKKLVLVGNGMAGIRTIEHILKLAPHAYEITVFGAEPHPNYNRIMLSSVLAGGTTIEDIVINEWSWYEDNGIRVYPGDPVVQIDAERKEVVSQNGVRASYDELIMATGSQAFILPLPGANKEGVIGFRDIKDCETMMEASQKYRKAAVIGGGLLGLEAARGLLNLGMDVTVIHINGHLMDRNLDLPAGLMLQRELEEQGMKFLLNKHTEEITGKQRVKAIRFTDQTVLEADLVVMAVGIRPQIELARNTGLDVNRGVIVDDYMHTSIPSISAVGECAEHRGIAYGLVAPLYEQGMVLAKRLAGAATEGYEGSVTSTKLKVSGVDVFSAGQFKDAADTRSIRIQDDVDGVYKKMVIKDGQLIGAVLFGDTTDGASLFSLIKSGENISGREKEILLGVPSGGSGSGPSVAERMASMPDDEIVCGCNGVTKSSIGDAVLNKGCNTLGAIKSCTKASASCGGCKPIIENLLTYYAGDNVGEQTKEGICGCTSYDRDEIVAQIKEMGLKNVKEVMNVLGWNEPEGCSKCRPSLNYYLGMIWPAEYTDERVSKFTNERYHANIQKDGTYSVIPRIYGGVTSPAELIKIATVAEKYDVPLVKFTGGQRLDLLGVQKENLPKIWEELDMPSGFGYGKALRTVKTCVGNTFCRFGTQDSIEMGIRLEKKLDKMVAPAKVKLAVSGCPRNCAEATIKDLGVVAIDGAWEIHVGGNAGVKVRAAELLCTVKTDAEVEEWTYSYLQYYRENAKWNERTAAWIERVGLDHVKEALADRDVRLALVERLEVTLGHTVDPWKEIIEDEKLRKNFTPLSGAEPVTH
- the nirD gene encoding nitrite reductase small subunit NirD, which produces MNKFRIGHVADIDEKGARTFLIQDTEIAVFKLSDGSLHAVENRCPHKGGKLSEGMVCGTAVHCPLHDWKIDLRNGKVHEPDEGCLNTYKTEVDGNSGEIYITIAG
- a CDS encoding formate/nitrite transporter family protein produces the protein MDFVKPAEVLQSMVEAGESKARMNRVQMLIRGFLAGAILAFATTLAYTAVSQTSVGLAGALIFPAGFVIIILLGLELVTGNFAMLPLAVMKRKITLLDMFRNYFWVITGHLIGCAFYALLYGLTITKMGTDMSNPLIQTLIQTSEAKTLGYQHLGGAGIVLVIIKAILCNWMVTLGAVMAMTSTSTLGKIVAMWLPITIFFAQGFEHAVVNMFVIPAGMMLGAQVSMADWWLWNQIPVLLGNLIGGAVFTGLGLYAAHHWGNPVKISTKLATIQGGRSGLASSDAAPKLGTRS
- the cobA gene encoding uroporphyrinogen-III C-methyltransferase, with protein sequence MSRGQVSIVGAGPGDPDLITVKALKRIQSADVIMYDRLVNDQLLAEAREGALRIYCGKAPGLHSMSQEMIGRMLAAHAAEGKQVVRLKGGDPFIFGRGGEEALVLAEAGIAFEIIPGITSAVGTSASSLIPLTHRGIASSFACVTGTGSDGSVSSVRWDLLAHSVDTLVIYMGISQLPQIQHELLHHGKSGHTPAALIERGTTSEERIITGTLAELHSLALSHQVNNPALIMVGESVLVREQLLQMQQAANTSMTG
- a CDS encoding TetR/AcrR family transcriptional regulator; the encoded protein is MLIIEHPQDRRARRTQDAIIAAAVSLILEKGADALTIRDITERADYNRGTFYLHFPGKPELLQFILDDFMQGVGQAYAEPYTHLKEVDMTALLPSTMPVFEYIEAHQDIFRALITMHSDMGSRLCNMFRTYLTEDFVLVTEDSEQTINYDIMLSYLVSATVGVIMHWAEIGFKYSAHYMGEQLTALINIKPTRLLIEPGQKGRTIHERMLLD